acctcggggcgggtcattcaCCCTTAATTGTTTCTGCAGCAAGGTATTAACAGTTTGTAGTGCAATAGCTTGGGTCCCATCATTGCTGCAGGAAAATTTgcatcatatgtacatgtaatacatgcagCAGACGAGCTTGAACAATCTGCAAAATACATGAAATTGGAAAGAGGTACTTTCagacatctgtatctatatagccggtataaccgccctttggcataacacaccagcttcgcaggcacgcggcgccgcagcagctggttatattacaccgaagggctCGTCACACATCACACGCACAAATATTTGCAGCAGGGTGAGTCCCAATGACAACCAACTGATGATTGTGTCTTGCCTGTGCGTGAGCATTCCCAGGAAGTTCCTGGTCTTCAGTTCCAGGAAGAGGTTGTCGATGACATTGACCCGACCTCGGATGACCTCAAGGCAGTTGGTGCGGAAGATTCCATGCAGCTTGGGAAGCATGAAAAGGAGCTTCGACACAAACCTGGGAGAAAACAACATGGCTGACGGGAGATCTGAGCCAGCTAGTGCCATGGCTGCAGAACTACTTCAATCTTTCTACCAGTATTGGTAGACAGTGACAATATTGTCTGAGTGTATTATACCTCATAATACTCGACCTTGTTCGGGAGAGTACCTTATGCAGTAGTTCCACTGCGTGTCGCTAGGCGGTGCACATATACAAAGAGAAAAACACGCAAAGCACCATGGGACCTTACGTGACGTCACCCCTACATCCTCGCCATTTTTCCTTGTGCGTGTTGCGTCGGCGGGTGCTTTTGTTTCAAGCTCCTAGCTGCGCCGTTTTTTCGCGTTTTTTCGTCTATTTGGCACCTTTTTTCGGTGCTTAACATGCCAGAAGGAGgcaagaagaaggaaaagaagaagcaTTTGGCTTCGGACTCCGACAAGGGTGAAAACTCAGGTCGGAAGCGTGGCACGTCACCGGACGAACGCCCGAAAAAATATTTGGCTTTGGCGGCAGAGCTTAGCGCTCGAGGCTTGCCGGCGCAGCATGCACGGGAGAATTTGGCCAAGGAGGGCCGAGAAGGCGATGGGTCTTCGGTGGAAGGGGACGACAGTGCTCGGCGGAGCAAGTCCCCACATGACCCGCATGGGGAGGGTGAAAAATCCCCTACCATGCCCGTTTTGGACCCAGAGGCCCATGACAAGGAGGTCGAGCTCAACGGAACGGAGAGTCCCTTCCCCTTTCCACCTGGCTTTGATGCTGCCGGGTTTTTGCAGTGGCTACGCAAAAATTTGACTACACAGGAGTCCACTCCGAGTGTAGCAGCGTCAACCAGCCGAACCGGCGTGGTTGGTTCCGGGCGAAAGCAGCCGGGAAATTTGGAGGATGGGGAGTGTTCCGAGGAGGCCGACTCCTCCGAGTCTGAAAAAGACGAAGGTATGTCGTTTGAATATGACAATCCTTTTGAGACAGATAAGAGTGAAGTTCCCGAGCATGTTAGAAAGTTTGTGGCTGATGCTTTCACCAATAAGCTGTCATTTAATGATTGTAAGGAGAGGATGGAAGCTCTTCCTACTCCTTCGAATTTAGAGTTTATACTCAAGGTCCCACAGTTGGATAGCATTGTGAATTCTTTGCTTCAGTCGGGGACAGCTAGTAGTGACAAGTCCCTGCGGGATTGTCATGAGAAGTTGCTCTTTGCTGCTCACCCTTTGGTCGAATTGCTGGCCTCAGTAAAGGGTTCAGATTTGCCACTTAGTCCGGAGGCAGTTTGTAAGACCATAGAGAATACCTTACTATTTTTAGGCACAGCCTCCTACATGCTAACTCAGACACGTAGGGAGTTCTGTGGTAAAGATATGAAACCTGAGGTGAAGAAGATGATAACCTCAAGTTTACCTACTGGTACGTCTCCGGATTTATTTGGTAATACCTTTGTGGAGAAACTGTCTACCCTTGACCAGGCTAGACGTACCTTGAACAAGGCCTACCCAATGGCTTCTTCTTCTAAGGCTAAGCCTACTTATGGTTTTCGTGGCAATAATCCTCGCTACTCTTGGAccagtaatactaatagcagGTATTCCTTAGGTAAATTGAATGCATTTCGTTCCGGAGGGAACTATAGGTCGAAGTTTGGGTTTGGACCCGGACCCAGCAAAGGGTCGGGGTTTCACAAGCCAGGGACGAAGTTTCCCAAAAGCCAGTAAACAAAGCTCTAGCTCTCCCTCGTGTGCAAACTTTTCTTTTAAGTTTTTCTCCTCTCCGCCCTGCGGGGAGAACGTCTCTTTTTGTTCGGAATTGGGAGAGGATGACAAGCGACAAGTGGGTCCTACAGACCGTTCGAGGTTATCAGATAGAGTGGGAGTCCACTCCTTTTCAGTTTGTTCAGCCAGTGACTCAAATAAGAAAGGCTGACATGGCCAAACTAGTAGACGAGGAAGTTCAGAGTATGGTAGGCATCAGGAGCAATGCGTCCAGTCATAAACTTGAAATATCTAAACGAACATGTTCAAAAGCATCACTGCAAGTTCGAGAGCCTAAATCTGGTGAAAGAGCTTTGGCAGAAAGGGGATTTCATGGCTACCCTGGATTTGAAAGATGCCTATTTTACAATTCCAATTTGGCACCAAGACCGAAAGTTTCTGAGATTTTCGTGGCGAGGAAGTCTCTGGGAGTTCCAAGTTCTCCCGTTCGGACTCACCTCTTCTCCTCGTGTGTTTACGAAAGTGTTGCGCCCAGTGGTGGCGATATTGAGGAAACAAGGGTTAATCTTGGTGATTTATCTAGACGACATTCTAATTCTGGCAAGGTCAGAGGAGCAGTGTCTAAAAGACATCGCAGTAGCAAGGGAGCTGCTAGAAAGCCTAGGGTTTGTCTTAAACCTAGAAAAGTCTCAACTAGTGCCCTCTCAGGTGGTAACCTTTCTAGGTTTCATATTGGATTCTCGAACTATGACCATTTTCCTACCAGAGAAGAAAGTACTGAAAGTCGAGCAGACTTGTCTGGTTCGTCTTTCTCAACAAACCCTTTCGGCAAGGGATCTAGCAAGTGTCATAGGTCTGCTGGAGTCCACGAGGCACGCGATTTTGCCAGCGCCCCTACACTACAGGGCCTTACAGGCCTTACTAAACGAGACTATGGAAAGGACAGGGTCGTTCGACTCTGTAATAAGACTGACATTGACAGCGGCATGCGACCTTCAATGGTGGGTCACGCATGTGCGAAGGGTAAACGGACGAAGAGTGTTCGTCCCGACAGACATGACTATTTTCTCAGACGCATCCCTACTGGGTTGGGGAGCGTGTTGCGGCGACCAGAAGGCAGGGGGTCGGTGGTCTCCCGCGGAAGCGCAGGAGCACATAAATTGGTTAGAACTGAAGGCGGCCTTCCTAGGCCTCAAGTGCTtcgcaacaaaacaaaatcatcatatTCTATTGAAGCTAGACAGCACTACGGCTGTAGCCTATATAAACTGTCTGGGGGGCACAAAGTCCCCAACACTGGCGGCCCTAGCCCTGGAGATGTGGGACTGGGCGTTACAGAAAGGTGTAGTTCTGTCCGCACGACACCTGCCAGGTCGAACCAACGTTGTAGCAGATTCGTGTTCGCGAATCTTCCAAGACAAAACAGAGTGGCAACTGAACAGGTCAGTGTTTCTGAAGGTAAACGCTCAGACAGGCAACGTACTCTCAGTAGATTTGTTTGCGTCACGCCTGAATGCTCAGCTGCAGAGATATGTGGCGTGGCATCCCGATCCCATGGCATGGGCAGTGAATGCGTTAGACTTGCACTGGGGGCACCTCGGTCTGGCGTATGCCTTTCCCCCGTTCGGTCTACTGTTCAGAGTTCTGAGGAAGATTCAGACAGATCATGCGACGGTGTTACTGGTAGCGCCTCTCTGGAGGTCTCAGGCATGGTTTCCCAAACTCCTGGACATGTTGTTCGACACTCCGACTCTCCTTCCACGGAGTCGGGATCTGCTATGTCTACCACACAACGGAGAACCTCACCCGTTGTTACCAGGTCTAAGACTAGCCGTGTGGCCAATATCAGGCGTCAGTTGGAGGGTCGAGGCCTTTCAAAAGGGGCTTCGGAGCTCATCTTGTCAGCATGGAGAGATAGCACATCTCGCCAGTATCAGTCCGCTTGGGGACAATGGTGTAGCTGGTGTGATCGCAGGGGTCTCGATCCCGTTTCAGGCTCTATAGAGAGTGTTGTTGAGTATTTGGCAGGACTTTTTGACAAAGGTTACGAGTATAGGTCTATTGGCGTGGCTCGTTCTGCCATCTCCTCAGTCCACCTTCCAGTTGACAAGTATAGTGTTGGCAGTCATCCGCTAGTGACTAAGCTGTTGAAGGGTGTGTTTCATCGACGTCCCCCATGTCCTAGATATGTTGAACAATGGGATGTTTCTAGGGTTCTGATGTACTTGATGCACCTTTGTCCAGCTAATAGTCTTAGCTTGAAGCAACTGACCCTAAAGTTGGTGTCTCTAGCAGCCTTGGTTTCACCTGACAGAGGTCAGACTTTGGCTTCACTGGACTTGAGATACATGTCCAAGCAGAGGGATGGGGTTTCGTGGAAAGTTCCCACTCTACTTAAGACTTCTAGACAGAAAAGGCCCTTTAAGAAATGTTTTTGGGCAGCCTTTCCGCAGGACAGGAGGTTATGTGTCTTTGTATACCTTAAGGAATATTTGAGGCGTACTTCACCTTTTCGGGTGGAAGGAGAGCAAAGGTTATTCCTCTCATACAAGCGACCTCATAGACCAGTTGCGTCCAATACCATCGCTAGATGGAT
This genomic stretch from Branchiostoma floridae strain S238N-H82 chromosome 13, Bfl_VNyyK, whole genome shotgun sequence harbors:
- the LOC118428872 gene encoding uncharacterized protein LOC118428872; the encoded protein is MPEGGKKKEKKKHLASDSDKGENSGRKRGTSPDERPKKYLALAAELSARGLPAQHARENLAKEGREGDGSSVEGDDSARRSKSPHDPHGEGEKSPTMPVLDPEAHDKEVELNGTESPFPFPPGFDAAGFLQWLRKNLTTQESTPSVAASTSRTGVVGSGRKQPGNLEDGECSEEADSSESEKDEAHSTRGASTSAAAAAGVSVASIMKAADWARESTFQRFYRRESDQASYGQAVLSTALESA